The following coding sequences are from one Buchnera aphidicola (Nippolachnus piri) window:
- the gltX gene encoding glutamate--tRNA ligase — MKIKTRFSPSPTGFLHLGGLRTALFSWLFARKNNGSFILRIEDTDKKRFNENSSNDIMESLSWLGLFWDEGPIYQSSRLKIYQKAILKLLNLKRAYKCYCSYERLELLRSNLLLKGEKPRYDGKCRFKENQKKNNNKSFVIRFKNPKKGSVKFLDQILGEIIVQNSELDDVIIQRSDGMPTYNFCVVVDDIDMKITHVIRGNDHLNNTPRQINLFNALDGKVPKFAHLSMVLDFEGKKISKRYSQSSILKYRMSGYLPETILNYLFSLGTLKNKKEIYSLKEMKSCFSFKKINKSPNIVNKKKILWFNHYYLKTLNNEKIFIYFQKYLLLNKIKLVKSFPTKELIFNFIKRHVTLEDFLKSYTYFYQDVKFSSLKNLHIGFKIKDILILIYFKKKILNLKKWSLDNLSEVFQNILCKFNLKFSELAPLIRLSVTGCLCTPSLKLIIFYLGKKCILIRLKSAIQYFKKNILNNKYI, encoded by the coding sequence ATGAAAATAAAAACTAGATTTTCGCCTAGTCCTACTGGTTTTTTACATTTAGGGGGATTACGTACAGCATTATTTTCGTGGTTATTTGCGCGTAAAAATAATGGTTCATTTATTTTACGAATTGAAGATACAGATAAAAAAAGATTTAATGAAAATTCCTCTAATGATATTATGGAAAGTTTATCTTGGTTGGGTTTATTTTGGGATGAAGGGCCTATTTATCAAAGTAGTCGTTTAAAAATTTATCAAAAAGCGATTTTAAAATTGTTAAATTTAAAAAGAGCTTACAAATGTTATTGTTCATATGAAAGATTAGAATTATTAAGAAGTAATTTATTATTAAAAGGTGAAAAACCTCGTTATGATGGAAAATGTCGGTTTAAAGAAAACCAAAAAAAAAATAATAATAAATCTTTTGTTATACGTTTTAAAAACCCAAAAAAAGGATCTGTAAAATTTTTGGATCAAATTCTAGGAGAAATTATTGTTCAAAATTCTGAATTAGATGATGTAATTATACAACGTTCAGATGGTATGCCCACATATAACTTTTGTGTTGTAGTAGATGATATTGATATGAAAATTACACATGTAATACGTGGAAATGATCATTTAAATAATACGCCTAGACAAATTAATTTATTTAATGCTCTAGATGGAAAAGTTCCTAAATTTGCTCATTTATCTATGGTTTTAGATTTTGAAGGAAAGAAAATTTCTAAAAGATATTCTCAATCTAGTATTTTAAAATATCGTATGTCTGGATATTTACCGGAAACAATTTTAAATTATTTATTTTCTTTAGGAACCTTAAAGAATAAAAAAGAAATTTATTCTTTAAAAGAAATGAAATCATGTTTTTCTTTTAAAAAAATTAATAAATCCCCTAATATCGTTAATAAGAAAAAAATTTTATGGTTTAATCATTATTATTTAAAGACTTTAAATAATGAAAAAATTTTTATATATTTTCAAAAATATTTATTGTTAAATAAAATTAAACTTGTGAAATCTTTTCCTACAAAAGAGTTGATTTTTAATTTTATTAAAAGACATGTGACTTTAGAAGATTTTTTAAAATCTTATACATATTTTTATCAAGATGTTAAATTTTCTTCTTTAAAAAATTTACATATAGGTTTTAAAATTAAAGATATATTAATTTTAATATATTTTAAAAAAAAAATTTTAAATCTTAAAAAATGGTCTCTGGATAATTTGTCAGAAGTTTTTCAAAATATATTATGTAAATTTAATTTAAAATTTTCAGAATTAGCACCATTAATACGGCTGAGTGTTACAGGTTGTTTATGTACTCCTAGTCTTAAATTGATTATATTTTATTTAGGGAAGAAATGTATTTTAATACGTTTAAAATCTGCAATACAATATTTTAAAAAGAATATTTTGAACAATAAATATATTTAG